From the uncultured Methanomethylovorans sp. genome, the window TATTATAAATATCCATGATCTCAACATCTTACCGTTCCCGTATATCGAAATGGAATTTGCTGAAAGAGGAGCACTAAGCGAAATTAACAAACCTATGGACACTGAGATTGCGGCAAAAGTCATCTTTGATATCTCTGAAGGCTTGAAACATGCCCATGAGAACGGTATTATCCATCGTGACCTTAAACCTCACAACATATTGCTAACTGCGGACATGACACCTAAGATCACTGACTGGGGTTTAAGTAAAGTACTGAAACAAAGTACCAGCTCCCAGAGTGCTGGTTACACTCCAATCTATGCCTCTCCTGAACAACTATCACCTAAAAAATTCGGTACACCTGATATCCGTACTGACATATATCAACTAGGAGTTGTATTTTACGAGCTTGTTACAGGAAAACTTCCGTTTGATGGCGATGATTTCTCTGAGATCGGATTTGCTATTTTATCCGAAAATCCGGACATACCTTCTTCCTGTAATCCATCTTGCGCTGACTTGGACGATATTATTATGAAATGTCTTGAGAAGAAACCAGCTGATAGATATCAGAATATGCAGGAATTCCAGGCTGATCTGGCATCTTACCTTAAACTCGAATACTCCAATTCTCTGAACATGTCAGCAGGGGATTTGAAGAGATCTTGTATCTATTGTGGTGATCTATTATTGATCAACGCCAAAATAGGTGATGCTGAGAGTGCATTGAAATATGCACTGGATATGAAGAACTATGCAAGTGGGAATTATATAGAGGATTTTGAGGATATTATAAAGAGGCTCGATTATGCAGTTGCGAGGAAATTAGTACTCAGTGATGAACTTATGAGCAAGCTCAAGGTCATAGTACATCAGGTGAAGATGGGAAGGTAAGGTTGTTCGTCGCATGCAGGGAATGATAGCATCAAACTCAATGGAAACAAATGAGGTATCTTTTGTTCGATGACATAAGAGGAGATACGATATGCCATACGCAAGTGCCACACATCAAGGATCCAGAAGTAATAATGAAGATTCATTTACAGTTGCAAATATCGAAAACCACCTCCTTCTTTTAGTGGCTGATGGACTTGGAGGACATAATGCAGGGGAAGTCGCAAGTGAATTAGCCTGTGAGGTGATTAAGCAAACAGTGAAGGATAACATTGAAAAAGCTCTCTTTCCTTCGGAATTACTGTTTCTCTCAATAGCAAGGGCTAATGAATATGTACTCTCATATGCAAGATCAGATAGTACTTTGGAAGGAATGGCAACAACAGCAGTTATTGGGTTAATATTTGGGAAAAAGGTTATTCTTGCTAACATTGGTGATTCAAGAGCTTATATAATTAGAAAGGATGAAATAAAACAAATAACAAAAGACCATTCTCTAGTTCAATCATTACTTGACATAGGAGCAATAGATGAGAAAGAAGCAGTTTCACATCCTCAGAAAAACATAGTGATGCAATCTATCGGGTCTAAAGAAGGCATCAAACCTGATTATTATGAATTTGAAATTGCTAAAGAAGATATTTTATTTTTGTGCACAGATGGATTGACGGATATTTTAAAAGACAATGAGATTTTAGATGCGATTAAAGAATGTAGGAATATACAATCCATTCCGGAAAAATTAATTGAATCTGTTATCAAAAAGGGAGCAAAAGATAACATTACTGTAGTTGTTTATGGTGAAATGGAACGTTGCTGACTTCATGTTCAAGTATATCATTCAATCTTACAAAAATAGTAAAGCAAATCATCTTCTTGATCATCTCGATAGAAATCAAAAATTTAATAAACAAAGTCCTCTAATTAGCAACTATCTCTCTTGCTTAAGTTGATTCACAATGCCGATTCTCAACATCACCCGAACCATCTACGATCCTGCAATCAAAGATTTCGTATTTGATTCGTCTGAAAGCAAAACTATGCCACATATCAAGCATTGGATCAATAACAAAAATCCTGTTATTTACTGGTATGTTCTGAGAATAGACATTCTTTCAGATAACCCGCTTGACCAATGGGCTGTTGAACTGTACACTCATCAGGCACTTCATATTGTTGATGCTTATGTTGAAGGTATTGATCGTCGGTTTGAATTGAAAAAAGGTGAACGTGATTCCTGGAGTGACAAGTACGTTCTTTCCATACCAAAACAATTGGGGATTCCCATTACTGGTAGAGGTTCACGCCGTATTTTTTTCAAGGTTGATATTAACTGCAAAGAAGGTCTGATGCATGAGTATAGTATTTCCGGTACTTTCATTGCTCAGGGCGCTGAACCAATAAGTATAAGGGAGAAGACATTCCGTTATTCATGTAAAGTTGGAGAGTTCAGACAGATTTTTAACAACAATCCCGATGAAGCATCCATATATGCTAAAAAACGTCTTTCTGACCGTTATTCCTCAAATGATATCCAGCTCTTCACGAACAGTTTTCGGATGATACATGACCTTTACAGTTATTGTCATTCCGGCTCTCTTGAAAAGAGATTGTCTAATTAGAACTTGATCTTAAAAACCTATTCGTTTTTTCATTAACTCCATACCTTTTTTTTTAGGGGGCGGTAGCTATAAATACCATAAATTTGGCCCCCCTTATGACTAAAAAATCTAGAGAGTATAAAGGAGTCCTCTTCGAGGAGTCCATAGAAAATTATCTGAACAGAGAAAGCGCCTCAATTTGCCAATTCCTGCACTTTCTCTGCATAGAAGATATTTCAAAGTACGTCGAGCGTACTTTGTATACCAACAAAAGTTGGCATTTTAAGTATAACGTTTCATCGATGATAAAACTCTTCATTGTAATGTGTTTCAGGAAATTATCTTATGAAAAGACTGTTTCTTCTTTGACAGAAGAAGAGGCTATTCTACTCTCTTTTTATGATGAGAACGGATTCATAAAACTTCCTTCGGGAAAGACATTACACCACTTTGTGAAATATAGATTGGGTGAAGATGGGCTTAAAGAAATAATGATGTTAGTAGGTGAGAAGATCCTCAGCCTTACCCAAATAAAAGAAGCTAAGATCGATTCAACCCCGCTTGAAGCTTCAAGATACGATAAACATGCTGATTACAATCCACATTATCAATGTAAAATGGATAAAGCACATATTACAATGGTTGGAACATACCCAATATTTATGACCCATACTAATGGTAATGCATCAGATTCCCCTGAACTTATCAAACACATTGAAGCATTGAAAGAAATGAATGTTGATATTGATTTTTATTCTGCTGACGGGGGTTATGACTCTTTCCTGAATCATGCAGATATCTGGTACCATTTGAATGCAAGGCCAATTATTTCGTATTCTTCAAATGCTGTGATAAACAAAGAAGGTGAAATCGAAAGAATTGATCACTGGGTTAATAAGATGTGGAAAAAGGGTGGAGATATACATGCAAAGATTGAAGACAAGCTAAAATTCCTCTATAAAAACGGTAGATATGAACAGATAGGGATGTATCTTCGAAATAAAAATATCCGGGATAACTTGTTCATGATTTTTTTCAAGAAAAGAGGAGAATGTGAACCAGAACACAGGCATATCAAACACACAGTTAAATTCGATATCAGAGAAGTAAGAGTGGAGAGTAGAGAACTCTACTCTCTACTGAGCTTTGTGGCATATCAGTTTTTGAGGCTTACAGAACTACAAAATTGTATGCAAGGAAAAAATTCAGTTGGGAGATTCTTTTGAGAAAATATAGTCTAATTAGAATAGGGAGTATTGGAAGCTAATTAGATGGTCTCGAAAAGGATGAGCTTATGAGTAAGCTTCATTTACTCCATGCTAATTTCGAAAAAGTTCCTGAGATTGCAGATGAAAAGATTAATCCTTTACTTAATAATAGTATCCGGGAGCTCGATGTACTTATTGATAGAGATAAATTCAAATCAAGATATATTCGTTTATGTGATTCGCTTGTGGAATTATTACATATTCAAGTGATGGGCGCTAATCCCGGCAAAGGAGCTATTGCTGCACAGGAGAACGAAACAACATCCCACAAAACTGGTTATATGAATGGTGATGATAAGATATCACAACAGGACAACCATATTGCAGGTAGTGGAAACAAGGAATGTCCTGTCTGTCAGAACATAATTGATTCATCTAATAAACTGCTCATATGTCAGGAGTGTGGAATACGTTTCTGCCATACGTGTGAAAGCTGGTTCAGGGACGAGAGACAACGAGGAGAGG encodes:
- a CDS encoding Stp1/IreP family PP2C-type Ser/Thr phosphatase; amino-acid sequence: MPYASATHQGSRSNNEDSFTVANIENHLLLLVADGLGGHNAGEVASELACEVIKQTVKDNIEKALFPSELLFLSIARANEYVLSYARSDSTLEGMATTAVIGLIFGKKVILANIGDSRAYIIRKDEIKQITKDHSLVQSLLDIGAIDEKEAVSHPQKNIVMQSIGSKEGIKPDYYEFEIAKEDILFLCTDGLTDILKDNEILDAIKECRNIQSIPEKLIESVIKKGAKDNITVVVYGEMERC
- a CDS encoding ISNCY family transposase, encoding MTKKSREYKGVLFEESIENYLNRESASICQFLHFLCIEDISKYVERTLYTNKSWHFKYNVSSMIKLFIVMCFRKLSYEKTVSSLTEEEAILLSFYDENGFIKLPSGKTLHHFVKYRLGEDGLKEIMMLVGEKILSLTQIKEAKIDSTPLEASRYDKHADYNPHYQCKMDKAHITMVGTYPIFMTHTNGNASDSPELIKHIEALKEMNVDIDFYSADGGYDSFLNHADIWYHLNARPIISYSSNAVINKEGEIERIDHWVNKMWKKGGDIHAKIEDKLKFLYKNGRYEQIGMYLRNKNIRDNLFMIFFKKRGECEPEHRHIKHTVKFDIREVRVESRELYSLLSFVAYQFLRLTELQNCMQGKNSVGRFF